A section of the Clostridium sp. TW13 genome encodes:
- a CDS encoding MATE family efflux transporter — MKDLTKGSPIKLIIAFAIPILIGNIFQQLYNLIDTVIVGQTLSVKALAAVGATAPIVSLIIGFAIGMTNGFAVIVARYFGAKDYEKMRQAVAGTIVLGLATSAVLTVSSLLGIKSLLNLLDTPKDIMDNALLFIRIILLGMTFSMLYNMLAGILRALGDTKNPLYFLIISTVVNIILDFLFICTFRMGIEGAAYATVLSQLLSTVLCFRYILKNYPILRLKRRHFKFKRSLIVELFSTGISMGLMLSVVASGTVILQSSINGFGTATIAAHTAARKISEMFMLPFGTLSVTAATFSSQNYGAKKPDRIKKGLKQTILVSWIWATVCIIISYTFMPIIISGITGTSQIEIIQTATKYLRIDTPFYYVLGILLILRSTLQGIGQKVIPIIASFFELGGKIVAVSYLAPTMGYFGICITEPIIWVVCTAFLLISCIGISKKISLISAQS, encoded by the coding sequence ATGAAGGATTTAACAAAAGGAAGTCCAATAAAGTTGATTATAGCCTTTGCAATCCCTATATTGATAGGAAACATATTTCAGCAATTATATAATCTTATTGATACAGTAATTGTTGGACAGACTTTATCTGTTAAGGCTTTAGCAGCAGTAGGGGCAACAGCTCCAATTGTTAGTCTTATTATAGGATTTGCAATTGGTATGACCAATGGGTTTGCTGTTATAGTAGCACGTTATTTTGGTGCTAAGGATTATGAAAAAATGAGACAAGCGGTGGCTGGAACAATTGTCTTAGGATTAGCTACCTCAGCAGTTCTAACTGTCTCAAGTCTTTTGGGAATTAAAAGTCTTTTAAACTTATTAGACACACCAAAAGATATTATGGATAATGCACTTCTATTTATAAGGATTATTTTATTAGGAATGACATTTTCAATGTTATATAATATGCTGGCAGGTATTCTTAGAGCTTTAGGAGACACAAAAAATCCATTATATTTTCTAATTATATCCACAGTAGTAAATATAATATTAGATTTTCTGTTTATTTGTACTTTCAGAATGGGCATTGAAGGAGCCGCTTATGCTACAGTATTATCTCAACTATTATCAACGGTTCTATGCTTTAGGTACATATTAAAAAACTATCCGATTTTAAGATTAAAAAGGAGACATTTCAAATTTAAAAGATCACTTATAGTAGAGTTATTTAGTACAGGTATTTCCATGGGACTTATGCTATCAGTTGTAGCAAGTGGTACAGTAATATTACAAAGTTCAATTAATGGTTTTGGTACTGCGACTATTGCAGCTCATACAGCAGCTCGTAAAATTTCAGAAATGTTTATGCTCCCATTTGGAACTCTTAGTGTAACTGCAGCTACATTCTCAAGTCAAAACTATGGAGCAAAGAAACCAGATAGAATCAAAAAAGGACTTAAGCAAACTATCTTAGTATCATGGATATGGGCAACTGTATGTATAATAATATCTTATACTTTTATGCCAATAATAATTTCTGGAATTACTGGTACAAGTCAAATTGAAATTATTCAAACAGCAACAAAGTATCTTCGTATAGATACACCTTTTTATTATGTTTTAGGTATTTTGCTTATTCTTAGAAGCACATTGCAGGGCATAGGACAAAAGGTTATACCTATTATAGCTAGCTTTTTTGAGCTTGGAGGTAAGATAGTAGCAGTTTCTTATTTAGCACCAACAATGGGGTACTTTGGAATATGTATTACTGAACCTATTATATGGGTAGTATGTACTGCATTTTTATTAATTAGTTGTATTGGAATCAGTAAGAAGATTAGTTTAATTAGTGCTCAGAGTTAG
- a CDS encoding MBL fold metallo-hydrolase encodes MKVTYIEHSCFSVELDNVILIFDYYNGIIPAFDAQKTIYIFSSHKHQDHFSLDIFSLMKDYPNVHYILSRDIKRKYNQKFFFNHGISENIYKKITFIGGNDVLENSDLKVETLISTDAGVAFIATVNNKTIYHAGDLNLWISNFDSDDDNKKITVHFEREINKLKGRHFDLAFLPLDPRLEEYFHLGFDYFMNTTDTDKAYAMHFWKDNSVIDRLKSMDCSKSYRDKIADISDYGIIK; translated from the coding sequence ATGAAAGTTACTTACATTGAACATAGTTGCTTTTCTGTGGAATTAGATAATGTTATTCTAATCTTTGATTATTACAATGGAATTATTCCTGCCTTTGATGCACAAAAAACAATATATATTTTCTCAAGTCATAAACATCAAGATCACTTTAGTTTAGATATATTTAGTTTAATGAAAGATTATCCTAATGTGCACTATATTTTATCAAGAGATATTAAAAGAAAATATAATCAAAAATTCTTTTTTAATCATGGTATTAGTGAAAATATTTATAAGAAAATTACATTTATAGGCGGCAATGATGTTCTTGAAAATTCTGATTTAAAAGTTGAAACATTAATTTCAACAGATGCTGGTGTAGCATTTATTGCTACAGTTAACAATAAGACAATCTATCATGCTGGAGACCTTAATTTATGGATTTCTAATTTTGATAGTGATGATGATAATAAAAAGATTACAGTACATTTTGAAAGAGAAATAAATAAACTCAAAGGCAGACATTTTGATTTAGCATTCTTGCCTTTAGATCCTCGATTAGAAGAATATTTTCATTTAGGATTTGATTATTTTATGAATACTACTGATACAGATAAAGCATATGCTATGCACTTTTGGAAAGATAACTCTGTAATAGATAGGTTAAAATCAATGGATTGTTCAAAATCATATCGTGACAAAATTGCTGATATAAGTGATTATGGGATCATTAAATAA
- a CDS encoding DUF1664 domain-containing protein — translation MPFEYVLPIFIVIIFNFIYHLTSKSIPKGINTFLSLTVTYLVATIITLIMYFISPKSNHISIEIHKINWTSYVLGAAIVGVEIGYIYMYRVGWNVSKGSLIASIGIAILLIFAGVIFYKEHIGVYQIAGIGCCIVGLILVNLH, via the coding sequence ATGCCATTTGAATATGTTTTACCAATTTTTATAGTTATCATTTTTAATTTCATTTATCATTTAACGTCTAAAAGTATACCTAAAGGAATCAATACATTTTTATCTTTAACGGTAACCTACTTAGTAGCAACCATAATTACATTAATTATGTATTTTATATCACCTAAATCTAATCATATATCAATAGAAATACATAAAATAAATTGGACGAGCTACGTTCTTGGTGCAGCTATTGTAGGAGTGGAAATCGGATACATTTATATGTATAGGGTTGGTTGGAATGTAAGTAAAGGATCACTTATAGCAAGCATAGGTATAGCTATTTTGCTTATTTTTGCTGGTGTGATATTTTATAAGGAACATATTGGGGTATATCAAATAGCAGGAATAGGATGTTGCATTGTAGGTTTAATCTTAGTGAACTTACATTGA
- a CDS encoding GNAT family N-acetyltransferase produces MKINFKFYDYLCKEVKHVREEVFVKEQGFQNEFDKCDDKSFHLLLFVDREPIGTARLFQLEANKTFIIGRVAVLEKYRGLHLGNKIIKILEEKVEKLGGTCVELSAQCRVQEFYKKLGYIPIGEPYLDEFCPHICMRKEL; encoded by the coding sequence ATGAAGATTAATTTCAAATTTTATGATTATTTATGTAAGGAAGTTAAACATGTAAGAGAAGAAGTATTTGTAAAAGAACAAGGTTTTCAAAATGAATTTGATAAATGTGATGATAAATCATTTCACCTTTTGTTATTTGTAGATAGAGAACCTATAGGAACTGCAAGGTTATTTCAATTAGAAGCTAATAAAACATTTATTATCGGAAGAGTAGCTGTTCTAGAAAAATATAGAGGACTTCATCTTGGCAATAAAATTATAAAAATATTAGAGGAAAAAGTTGAAAAATTAGGTGGAACATGCGTTGAGTTATCAGCACAATGTAGAGTTCAGGAGTTCTATAAAAAATTAGGCTATATTCCAATTGGTGAACCTTATTTAGATGAATTTTGTCCACATATTTGTATGAGAAAAGAATTGTAG
- a CDS encoding response regulator, translated as MKKVLIVDNSSYMRMFVRKIVEKGDSYNIFEASGKEEAVEIFESKNIDIVILDLNMSEFRMDGIQVLTEVMEINPQAVVIIISAVGHEEVKEQCMELGAKGYIRKPFTAEAVLKVLEQYN; from the coding sequence ATGAAAAAAGTTTTAATAGTTGATAACTCATCATACATGAGAATGTTTGTAAGAAAAATAGTAGAAAAAGGAGATTCTTATAATATATTTGAAGCATCTGGGAAAGAAGAAGCAGTTGAGATATTTGAGAGTAAAAATATTGATATTGTTATTTTGGATTTAAACATGTCTGAGTTTAGGATGGATGGTATTCAGGTGTTAACAGAAGTAATGGAAATTAATCCGCAAGCAGTAGTTATTATTATTTCTGCAGTTGGCCATGAAGAAGTAAAGGAACAATGTATGGAATTAGGAGCTAAGGGTTACATTAGGAAGCCATTTACCGCAGAAGCTGTATTAAAAGTGCTAGAGCAATATAATTAG
- a CDS encoding response regulator — protein sequence MNDKCDCINVNYSKDCIRLINSTFLKFLEVDSINYQSEVKKSLEEIGLFFDIDRIYMYYFSKDPTFMQIECQWNKDNIIPKRQSQEEEVVYTHPWLIREIKKRDFIFINNINEFPAQAVFEADAFNEEGIQSCLMVPLKNENELIGFIGFESLTKPLKWQENQIRVLTDISKAFSYTKVRIEKERNYKSTLDGQAILLNNAESQIWALSNVTSYATANEAHAKFFGKKQSELEYQDLFDIFDIDTANKLSQINWDLFKKNGPAEKELEIKNWKGETRLLQIKSKPQRDAFGNIKYLICTAEDITEQRIAEAELYKAKEQAEAANIAKSDFLANMSHEIRTPMNGILGFLQLLKLTDLSLEQKEFIREAQSASEVLLYIINDILDFSKIEAKKLTMEKIKFNLRNTIEDAVSLLAPKAAEKGLEVYVMIKDGVPEEVIGDPSRLRQILNNLISNAVKFTETGEISVTVDCIEEENKIVNLRFEVKDTGIGIRYEDINKLFQSFSQADASTTRKYGGTGLGLAISNELVKMMGGKMSVESVFGKGSTFKFDARLKIAKKVLKQKFDFEKFKGTNILIVDDNDNNRKSVSSYFQGTGLNIFEAKSAGNAITSILTNVNTENKISIAIVDYKMSDMSGYELATTLKTIPFAKDVKLILLTSVMQKDETKEAKEYGFSSCLTKPVRKDDLLGCIAKELGLKKEDEQKGKNVKDSTVKEPDDILQPRILIVEDNAMNRRIIISMLKLRGINCDIAVNGVEALKAISEKSYDVVFMDCQMPIMDGYECTSQIRQLEGEKKHTTIIAMTANAMEGDYEKCIKTGMDDYISKPINFDKMFKKIENSTKAKQKVDDYSRIIDNNIENFINITELDKDEAREILEDYIKCLPDLLNEINEAIENSDFNKLARGAHELKGSSGTFGIASIYEVAIKLEEAAKQQNKVECSNLFIQIKDSCH from the coding sequence ATGAATGATAAGTGTGATTGCATAAATGTTAATTACTCCAAAGATTGTATCAGACTAATTAATAGTACTTTTCTTAAATTTTTAGAAGTTGATAGTATTAATTACCAATCTGAGGTGAAAAAGTCGTTGGAGGAGATAGGATTATTTTTTGATATAGATAGAATTTATATGTACTATTTTTCAAAAGATCCTACTTTTATGCAGATAGAATGTCAATGGAATAAAGATAATATAATACCAAAAAGACAATCTCAAGAGGAAGAAGTGGTTTATACTCATCCGTGGCTTATTCGTGAGATTAAGAAGAGGGATTTTATTTTTATAAATAATATAAATGAATTTCCTGCTCAAGCAGTATTTGAAGCTGATGCTTTTAATGAGGAGGGAATTCAATCTTGTCTTATGGTTCCATTAAAAAATGAAAATGAATTAATAGGATTTATTGGATTTGAAAGTTTAACGAAGCCTTTAAAATGGCAAGAAAATCAAATTAGAGTTTTAACAGATATTTCTAAGGCCTTTTCATACACAAAAGTAAGAATTGAAAAAGAAAGAAATTATAAATCAACTCTTGATGGACAGGCAATTTTGCTTAATAATGCTGAGTCGCAGATTTGGGCATTAAGTAATGTTACTTCATATGCCACTGCAAATGAAGCACATGCAAAGTTCTTTGGTAAGAAACAAAGTGAGTTAGAATATCAAGATTTATTTGATATTTTTGATATAGATACAGCAAACAAGCTTTCACAAATCAACTGGGATTTATTTAAAAAAAATGGGCCTGCTGAAAAGGAATTAGAAATTAAAAATTGGAAGGGTGAAACCAGATTACTTCAAATTAAAAGCAAGCCTCAAAGAGATGCTTTTGGTAATATTAAGTATCTTATTTGTACTGCTGAAGATATTACAGAGCAAAGGATTGCAGAAGCTGAGTTATATAAGGCAAAAGAGCAAGCAGAAGCGGCTAATATTGCAAAGAGTGATTTTTTGGCAAATATGTCTCATGAAATTAGAACACCAATGAACGGAATATTGGGATTTCTTCAATTGTTAAAATTAACTGATTTATCTTTGGAACAAAAAGAATTTATACGTGAAGCTCAATCAGCTTCAGAAGTTTTATTATATATTATTAATGATATATTAGATTTTTCTAAAATTGAGGCGAAGAAACTTACGATGGAGAAAATTAAATTTAACTTAAGGAATACCATCGAAGATGCAGTATCGCTTCTTGCTCCAAAGGCAGCTGAAAAAGGACTTGAGGTTTATGTAATGATTAAAGATGGGGTGCCAGAAGAAGTGATTGGTGATCCTTCAAGGCTAAGACAGATATTAAATAACTTAATAAGCAATGCAGTAAAGTTCACAGAAACTGGTGAAATTTCTGTTACAGTTGATTGTATAGAAGAAGAAAATAAAATAGTTAATCTTAGATTTGAAGTAAAGGATACAGGAATAGGAATCCGATATGAGGATATTAATAAGTTGTTTCAGTCTTTTAGTCAAGCAGATGCTTCTACAACTAGAAAGTATGGTGGAACTGGCTTAGGATTAGCTATATCAAATGAATTGGTTAAAATGATGGGCGGAAAAATGAGTGTTGAGAGTGTATTTGGAAAAGGCTCAACCTTTAAATTTGATGCACGTTTAAAAATTGCTAAAAAAGTTTTAAAACAGAAATTTGACTTTGAGAAGTTTAAGGGTACCAATATTTTGATTGTTGACGATAATGACAACAATAGAAAGAGTGTTAGTTCATATTTTCAAGGAACTGGTCTTAATATATTTGAGGCAAAGAGTGCTGGGAATGCTATTACTTCAATACTTACAAATGTAAATACAGAAAACAAAATAAGTATTGCTATTGTAGATTATAAAATGTCAGATATGAGTGGCTATGAACTTGCAACTACATTGAAAACAATTCCTTTTGCAAAGGATGTAAAGTTAATACTTTTAACCTCTGTAATGCAAAAGGATGAGACCAAAGAAGCGAAAGAATATGGCTTTTCATCTTGTTTAACTAAACCTGTGAGAAAAGATGATCTACTTGGTTGCATTGCTAAAGAACTAGGATTAAAAAAGGAAGATGAACAAAAAGGTAAAAATGTAAAGGACAGTACAGTTAAAGAACCTGATGATATATTACAACCTAGGATTTTGATTGTTGAAGACAATGCAATGAATAGAAGAATAATTATTAGCATGCTTAAGTTAAGAGGAATCAATTGTGATATAGCTGTTAATGGTGTTGAAGCACTTAAAGCAATATCAGAGAAATCTTATGATGTTGTTTTTATGGATTGCCAGATGCCTATAATGGATGGTTATGAATGTACGTCTCAAATAAGGCAACTAGAAGGTGAAAAAAAGCACACTACAATTATTGCTATGACTGCCAATGCCATGGAAGGTGATTATGAGAAGTGTATTAAAACAGGAATGGATGATTACATAAGTAAACCAATAAATTTCGATAAAATGTTTAAAAAAATAGAAAATAGTACTAAAGCAAAGCAAAAAGTTGACGATTATAGTAGAATAATAGATAATAATATTGAAAATTTTATTAATATTACAGAGCTTGATAAAGATGAAGCAAGAGAAATACTTGAAGATTATATAAAATGTTTACCAGATTTATTGAATGAAATTAATGAGGCTATTGAGAATAGTGATTTCAATAAGTTGGCAAGAGGAGCTCATGAATTAAAAGGATCTTCTGGTACGTTTGGAATAGCATCAATTTATGAAGTAGCAATAAAGCTTGAAGAAGCAGCTAAACAACAAAATAAAGTTGAATGTTCTAATTTATTTATTCAAATAAAAGACTCATGTCATTAA
- a CDS encoding HD-GYP domain-containing protein: MRIVSVSNLTGDEVLGKQIYDELGRVLLNVGVRLKPFYIERIKELGINSVYIDDDISKNVIIEESISDKTRQMSKRAVKEMTEAYCREGKILNNSIVNSVDSILEDVLSNKDVLINVAEISASDNNIYSHSVNVSVLATIIGTHMGYSISRLKDIATGALLHDIGKTKILNDKNLISEFGTKEELDEYVELMHPKVGYDVLGKQHVWSSYVKVAVLMHHERNDGSGYPLKLHGDEINQVAKIVSICDVFDNLISGRNGVENKTVSEVIEYLMGMSNVHFDADIVRKFTMNIAAFPTGSGVVLSTNEKGLVVKQNSSMPTRPVVKVIYDKYGNLLSESYEVDLLKELTLFITKTCEF; the protein is encoded by the coding sequence ATGAGAATTGTTAGTGTCTCTAACTTAACTGGGGATGAAGTTCTAGGAAAGCAGATATATGATGAATTGGGTAGAGTTTTACTTAATGTTGGAGTAAGGTTAAAACCATTTTACATAGAGAGAATAAAAGAACTTGGGATAAATTCTGTATATATCGATGATGACATATCAAAGAATGTAATCATTGAAGAGAGTATTTCTGATAAGACAAGACAAATGAGTAAAAGAGCTGTTAAGGAAATGACTGAAGCGTATTGCCGTGAAGGAAAAATTCTTAATAATAGTATTGTAAATTCAGTAGATTCAATACTTGAAGATGTACTATCAAATAAAGATGTTTTGATAAATGTAGCTGAAATAAGTGCGAGTGATAATAATATATATTCACATTCTGTTAATGTTAGTGTGTTAGCTACTATAATAGGCACTCATATGGGATATAGTATATCAAGGCTTAAAGATATAGCTACAGGTGCACTATTACACGATATAGGTAAGACAAAAATTTTAAATGATAAAAATCTTATATCAGAATTTGGAACTAAGGAAGAACTAGATGAGTATGTAGAATTGATGCATCCAAAGGTGGGATATGATGTTTTAGGAAAGCAGCATGTTTGGAGTTCGTATGTGAAGGTAGCTGTTTTAATGCATCATGAAAGAAATGATGGTAGTGGATATCCTCTGAAGTTGCATGGAGATGAAATAAACCAAGTTGCAAAGATAGTATCTATATGTGATGTTTTTGATAACTTGATATCAGGGAGAAATGGGGTTGAAAATAAAACCGTATCTGAAGTAATTGAATATCTTATGGGGATGAGTAATGTTCATTTTGATGCAGATATAGTAAGAAAGTTTACTATGAATATAGCTGCTTTTCCAACTGGTAGTGGTGTTGTTTTAAGCACAAATGAAAAGGGATTAGTGGTGAAACAAAATAGTTCAATGCCAACCAGACCAGTGGTGAAAGTCATCTATGATAAATATGGAAACCTACTTTCAGAATCCTATGAAGTAGATTTATTAAAAGAATTAACTTTATTTATCACAAAAACTTGTGAATTTTAA
- a CDS encoding DUF6143 family protein, with the protein MINEYDKYFVTPPNNRPQYVVSVTPSLSISMQGNYFVGQTETLSLGNGTYAWTGLVNPPHSHMNLYANVFTVSNFSNEDLVTEIWLNTNIPANASVATKVSPSNTSIMPLPINRVDILYKDSINNNTPPQAGVNIYQRIVPPMTTLVSEEDGKFIEAPGGNYSLVIKSLTSNPAQAVVALGWWEKVKC; encoded by the coding sequence ATGATAAATGAGTATGATAAGTATTTTGTAACTCCCCCTAATAATAGACCTCAATATGTAGTAAGCGTTACCCCTTCATTGTCTATATCCATGCAAGGAAATTATTTTGTAGGTCAAACTGAGACTTTATCTCTAGGAAATGGCACTTATGCTTGGACTGGTTTAGTAAACCCACCTCACTCTCATATGAATTTGTATGCAAATGTATTTACTGTTTCAAATTTTTCAAATGAAGATTTAGTTACAGAAATATGGCTTAATACTAATATACCTGCAAATGCAAGTGTGGCCACTAAGGTTTCTCCAAGCAATACATCAATTATGCCACTTCCGATAAATAGAGTAGATATTCTATATAAAGACTCAATTAATAATAATACACCACCACAGGCTGGAGTTAATATATATCAAAGGATTGTACCACCTATGACAACATTAGTTAGTGAAGAGGACGGAAAGTTTATTGAAGCTCCTGGTGGAAACTATTCATTAGTCATAAAGTCATTAACTTCAAATCCTGCTCAAGCAGTAGTTGCTTTAGGTTGGTGGGAAAAAGTGAAATGTTAA